In Ananas comosus cultivar F153 linkage group 14, ASM154086v1, whole genome shotgun sequence, the genomic stretch CCGGCGCCGATCTCGACGGAGAAGAGCTCCGAGCGCCGCCGATCGTCGTTGGCTTCCGCTTCCGGGTGATTGCCGGCTCCGGCGACTCCATCGGTCCTTGGGgtttggtctctctctctctgtgaatTTGTGTGGGAACGCGAaaggggagagggagggagaagaGGTAAAAAGAGAGGTGGAGGGGAATAAAGCATCTCGAAGACTCGAACATGGAGAATGGCATGGTTAGAATTTGGGCCACACACGTGGTGACACGTAGCAGCGCACAGCtggatttttttaatatatatgaagAAAGTGGGTCGGGTGTGATATTAGGATCCGACCGATAAGCCAATCATTAATTGGGTTCAGtaaaggcttttttttttttttttttttttttttttttttcttctctccaATAGAGTTTGGTTTACACTTTCCAAGCAGtaagcaaaaattattttaaaaaattatctaaatagcTGCATATAAAGTAGACTCGGAGATTAACATGTCATTATTATCCCGGataaattaacattttaaaatttatataaatatctcATGATAACTGATAACATAATTTTTATCATTCAAATTTTGCTCCTAGCTCTTTTGAAaggcgaattttttttttatttaaaatagcctaaaaaaattaagactTAACATAACACCTTTTTATTTGCTGTGTATTTATTAGAGTTATGTTAAGCTTCGAAATATACCTTGATTTACTaagtttttcagattttctaATATCACAAGTGGTTGTAAGTTTGTAACTGAGAGTATCTTAATTCTAGGCCTCATTATACCAGGTATCCAATGTTTAATTTAATCATATGTGTAATCTCATTATCATTCGGATCTGATCAATTGCagtttaatttttgatttcgCATAATTTTTATATACGTTATCTTTAGGTTCAGAACATTTTGTAGTGATAACTTTTTCCCTATCTCTaaagattataaaattatttatggataaaaaaaaagcagaacACGAAAAAAGTAGggaaaataaaagtattaaattcagaatttattttattttaaacttttaaatctcatatacatatacactGGTGTAGAACACGAAGCATCTCCTTTATCCATCTCCCCTTCTGCCACGTGTcccaaaatttttctttccttctgaattattattattattattattattattaattattattaatccctcttctcttttccctcctcctcctcctccgtaaaccctaaaccctagctACCATTTTCGAAGCAAAACCCCTTCCATTAATGGCGGAGCCCGGCGATCTCCGCCTCCACCGCTACCCGCAATCCAAATCCGTCGACGCCGTGCGGTGGctcccctccgcctccgccttcggCCGcctcgtcgccgtcgccgtccaCGACCCCGACGCcgaccccgccgccgcctccgccctgGAGATCCACTCCCTCTCCCCAACCCAAGCGACCTCCCCCCTCTGCCTCCGCTCCTCGTGGCCCTCCCCCTCCCGCATCGCCGCGCTCCGCGCCTCCCACCTCCCCCACAaccccctcgccgccgccgccgccgcatccacCCTCGGCGGCTCCCTCCACCTGCTCCTCGTCGACCTCGTCAATGGCGCCGTCGACACCGAGCTCTCGATCTCCGGAGACCGGTCGTTCCACGCGGGGCCGGTGACGGGGCTGGACATGCAAATCGGCGGCGGCGAGTGCGTCACGGCGGGGGAGGATGGGAGGGTGAACGTGGTGGGCGCGGGGGAGGGGAGGATGGAGCACCGGAGGGTCCACGATAGCAACGGGTTGGCGTCGTACACGGCGGCGAGGTGGGGGTCCCCCGCGGAGTTTGCGACGGGCGGAGTGGGGTTCGGCGTGCGGTGGTGGGATCAGCGGAAGCCCGAGGGATTGGTGGCCCAATTCAAGGGTAGCTGGTGAGTAGATTCTGATCTCACCTTTGCGTCGAGGTGATAAAGCTCTCATTTTTGCACAATTATGGGCTTGTTTAGCTTTTACTGTTAGAGCAGTAAGTTAGTAACTAACAAAAGTATTAAATTAGAGCTTCTATTCTTAAGAAACATTTGAGCGCTTCAGcttttaataattcaaaatgtCCCATGCTTCTGGAGCAACTTTTATAATCTGAGAAGTAGCACACAGTTGTTTGTAAGCAGAAGATCTGCATTTTTTTGCTCTGGCATCTGAAATGAGCTTCTGGGCTCCAAGAACAAATGCTTCATGCTCCAAATTGTAGCTTCTGAACAGAAGAGCAACAATATTGAAAACTGAGTATGTGCAGATTTGGTCTACTTAATATGCTGTACCTTTTCCTATGGGAATTTCCCTACTGTTCAATTTCAGCTTACTGAACTAATTAGCGGATTACAgcatttattttcacttttgaaCTGTACAGGATAAATAAACATGCagcatatgttttttttttaaggaaaaagaaaaaatctctcTAATGTGCAATTCTCATAATCTCATTAATGATGCCGCAATATGGCTGAAGCATATCTACCAAATATGGCTACACTTATCTTCATAAGCTCTATAAGCTATTTGAATTTGCTGTTTAGCTTGACCAAATGAGCATACTGGTGTTGCAGGGGAAGAGGTAGTGTCACTGGCATGGTGCATTCAATTGACATCCATCCATCGCGAaagcatatatgtatagtaagatcaccacaactctctcatagaaagcaattttttattttattcggcAGATGTTCATTTAGAAATGTGTAATCTGTTGTTTTATATCGTTGGATCCAAAAATATCCTTAGTCTATGGTACCTTCATTAAAAGACCAGCAGAAGCTGCTCTCATGTAGTATGTTATGTATACTAATATGCACACATATATATGTTAGCACATGTATTGTTGGGGGAAATTCTTTCAAAGATCAGCAGATGTACCTGAGCTGTCTTTTTATTCATATGTCCTTAATAATTTAGCTTATGTGAttaagaaatattcaaatcttcTGGTGTAAAGAGTTGATAAGATCTTCGGAAGCTAAACGTGCATTCGTAGCTTTAGACATTTCTATATTTAAACACAAATAAGCTTCTTGATAGTTTCTTGCGTTAATGAGCATTTCATAATCACTTTGTTTTGGAATTTTCCCAATTTAATACCATGTCTTTCAGTTCAGTAATGAGTGCTTGATATAATGACATGCTCTTAATGTGCATCTTATTTAAAATTCTGAAGGTGGGGGGCTCTTCTGGAACTGTATTTGCTTGGGATCTTCGTTGGCAGCAGCAGCCGATCCTACTCTCTGGAGTTGGTCTTAATGGGACGGACCAACCAGTCTCCGAGAGCGAGGTGTGGGAGGTTCAGTATGACAGCTACACTCAATCTTCTGGAATTACCTCAGCTCCGTCGACGAAAATTTTACCTGTTATGGTGTGCTCAGAAGATGGGATCCTTGCAGTTCTTGAACAAGGTAAGTTTTCTCTCAAGAGACAGCGAAATATGCTTTAATGTGCAAATTGGCACTAAATTGGACAAGACAAGTTCCTTCCATATTGTTCGTTTGATTATTCAAATAGCTTGAATTATTTATAACGTGATTTGACTTATTTCGTTATCCTTTTTTCCATTGAATTCCATAATTGGTCGGATCAAATCGACGCACTCCTGTGAATCACCAGTTTCAGTCATCACGAATGCttagtcaaataaaaatcaACATAAACAAATGAAAATGAAACGAATATCCGAAGTCATATGTTCAATATAAAGGAACTTTCATCTGAACTCTGTTTTTAGCCATTTATGGCCTAAATATTTCCAAGATATTGCAAACTAATCACTTTGATGCTGATATTTCAGTGGTCTTAAACAATTGGTAAGCTGTTcctatcttttttgttttttgtttttttgtttttgggtgTGTTTTAGCAGGTGAAGATCCTGTTGAGCTATTAGCTGAGCCATGTGCTATCAATGCCTTTGACATTGATCCTCAAAATCCTTCTGTAAGTTACGAGTCAAAAAGATCAGACTGTTTATTCTTTGTAACATCTTTATAAGTAGGGGAGGAACCTTCCGTCACTCATTGTATGATGTGTATTTGTACGTGTTTAACATCCACATTCTCTTACAGGATGTGGTTTGTGCTCTGGAATGGGAAAGCATGGCGATTTTATCACGTGGAAGAGACGTGGTGGCTATTCAATAAACACaacttcgattttttttttctttcttttttcttttcttatcttctGCATATTTCGGCATGGAGGATGCTCTCACGGCAGGCGCGATCAGGACATGTTCATCTCTAAAAGAGTATTGGGATCtttgtttgttttataaatTACTGATGAATGTAAGCTTTTAAACTTTATTCTTCGGTAGCCGAGAACTCAAATTACACTGTATAATCTGCCGAGTATGCAGATATTTTAGAAGGATAAGGAATCTcccattattataattttgtgaaaatttttgATGGCATTACAGACATTTCAAGAAGAATGTCTTaaattgtttgatatttttgaattgAGAGGAACTTCAATTACGCAACACGAACTTGATAATGTCAAAGTTGCCCCTACAAAATCTTTATCTTTTTCGTTTagattgttgttttattttgatttatgaACATTCTGCTTCTTTTACCAATCTGAACCGACAATTAATCTAAAGGTGAAGAACCAAATCCAGCTCATTTAGCTCaagctttgatttttttttttttttcccatttggTTGTGCTTTTTCAGACCTATAGAAGCATCACTCTTTACAAATTGTTTGTTTCTAAAATTTACGGTTGTTAGTAGCAGAAATGTCGATAAAACCTAGTAAAACAAAAAGACACAGAGAACACCCCCCATAAACagcagaagaaagaaaaggaaaattcaGAAGAATGGTCGAAGCTGCACTGAAGAACCCAGATTGACCCGAAACGTCTTCCAGGAAGAAAAATGATAGGGAGCGCGAATCCATATTCATTCCAGCCCATTTGGTCAAACTCAACCAATCTCTGCGACTAACAAAAGTGTTTTCACCATATTTGTTAGACCCAGAGCGTCGGCCACACCAGAAAATGCCAGCCGGATTAACAAGCTTCTGAGTCGTGTTGAAGGCTTATTTTTGCGGCTGGGGCTTCCCGATTGAGTGTAGATATATTGACACAGAAACGACACTGAAAAATGAACATACAATTTAACTTTTAGCTGATTGACGGTAACGATGGCCTGAATATTTTTAAGGTTGATCTTTCTGGATACTTACGTCGATCCAAGAAAGAACGCCAAGGAGAGATGGAAACCAAACAGAAAGACAGATACAACTGCTGTCAGCAGCATCGCCACTGAAGTTGAATACACCTGTAGATCACATAACATATTAATGGTAGCGGAAAACGATCTCAAAATGTCCTATGAAGAAATTTGTgttagagaaagaaaaattcttTAATGAAGAGAAGATAAGCGGAACTTTCGGTATCATCTGCATTTGTGGCGAAAGGA encodes the following:
- the LOC109720303 gene encoding nuclear pore complex protein NUP43-like, giving the protein MAEPGDLRLHRYPQSKSVDAVRWLPSASAFGRLVAVAVHDPDADPAAASALEIHSLSPTQATSPLCLRSSWPSPSRIAALRASHLPHNPLAAAAAASTLGGSLHLLLVDLVNGAVDTELSISGDRSFHAGPVTGLDMQIGGGECVTAGEDGRVNVVGAGEGRMEHRRVHDSNGLASYTAARWGSPAEFATGGVGFGVRWWDQRKPEGLVAQFKGSWGRGSVTGMVHSIDIHPSRKHICIVGGSSGTVFAWDLRWQQQPILLSGVGLNGTDQPVSESEVWEVQYDSYTQSSGITSAPSTKILPVMVCSEDGILAVLEQGEDPVELLAEPCAINAFDIDPQNPSDVVCALEWESMAILSRGRDVVAIQ